A window of the Lolium perenne isolate Kyuss_39 chromosome 7, Kyuss_2.0, whole genome shotgun sequence genome harbors these coding sequences:
- the LOC127313675 gene encoding GDSL esterase/lipase At1g20120, producing MINESRESVVQSATMGSLRRGLLASLALLFINLLPMALLLPGAHGAPAAGTGKSKISAVFVFGDSIVDPGNNNNRLTEARADFPPYGEDFPGGVATGRFSNGKVPGDMLASRLGIKELLPPYIGSDLQLSDLLTGVVFASGGSGYDPLTSIPATAISSTGQLELFLDYKEKLKALVGEEEMARVISEGIYFTVMGANDLANNYFTIPLRRHQYDLPSYVEFLVSSAVNFTMKLNEMGAKRIGFIGIPPIGCCPSQRELGSRECEPMRNQASQLFNSEITKEINRLNAEQSVPGSKFAYIDIYYNLLDLIQQPGLYGFKEVTEGCCGSTVLNAAIFIKNHPACPNVYDYIFWDSFHPTEKAYSIVVDKLIQQNMQYLM from the exons ATGATAAATGAAAGCAGAGAATCAGTAGTGCAGAGCGCAACAATGGGGTCCCTTCGGCGAGGCCTCCTCGCTAGCCTTGCCCTCCTCTTTATCAACCTGCTGCCGATGGCGCTGCTTCTGCCGGGCGCCCATGGAGCACCAGCAGCAGGCACGGGCAAAAGCAAAATCTCGGCCGTCTTCGTGTTCGGCGACTCCATCGTCGACcccggcaacaacaacaaccggcTCACGGAGGCGAGGGCTGACTTCCCACCCTATGGGGAGGACTTCCCCGGCGGCGTGGCCACCGGGAGGTTCTCCAACGGCAAGGTCCCCGGCGACATGTTGG CTTCCAGGCTGGGAATTAAGGAATTATTGCCACCCTACATCGGATCTGATCTTCAATTAAGTGACCTACTCACAGGTGTCGTCTTTGCCTCGGGAGGCAGTGGATATGATCCTTTAACATCGATACCCGCG ACTGCTATATCAAGCACTGGACAACTTGAATTGTTCCTTGACTATAAGGAGAAGCTAAAAGCTTTAGTCGGCGAAGAGGAGATGGCGCGTGTTATCTCTGAAGGCATATACTTTACAGTCATGGGGGCAAATGACCTCGCAAATAATTATTTTACAATTCCTTTGAGGCGTCACCAATATGACCTTCCTTCATACGTGGAATTTCTAGTTTCTTCGGCCGTCAACTTTACTATG AAATTAAATGAGATGGGTGCAAAGAGAATTGGGTTCATTGGCATTCCACCAATTGGATGTTGTCCTTCACAAAGAGAACTTGGGTCAAGGGAATGTGAGCCAATGAGGAATCAAGCGTCACAACTATTCAATTCTGAAATCACAAAAGAAATAAATCGGCTAAATGCAGAACAAAGTGTTCCAGGCTCAAAGTTTGCTTATATTGATATATACTACAATTTGCTTGATCTCATTCAGCAACCTGGTCTTTATG GTTTCAAGGAGGTAACCGAGGGATGCTGTGGAAGCACAGTGCTAAATGCAGCAATATTCATTAAAAATCACCCTGCATGTCCAAATGTTTATGACTACATTTTCTGGGACAGCTTTCATCCTACCGAAAAGGCCTATAGCATCGTGGTTGATAAACTCATTCAGCAAAATATGCAGTACCTAATGTAA